From the genome of Lentimicrobiaceae bacterium, one region includes:
- a CDS encoding M48 family metalloprotease encodes MKNLITFKSLFLVLILSVVTISCSKDSGGINIFSLQDDITFGNQVDQEILSKPQEYPLLDSTQYPTAYKHLYRIRNTILALGELKHANDFGWKCRIIKNDTVVNAFCVPGGNIYVYTGIIKLLDNEAQFAGVMAHEMAHADRRHSTKQLTYTYGIDILLSAVLGDSPSTIASVAAGLAEGLSSLAFSRDDEYEADEYAVKYLYKTEYDAASLGDFFSKMMGQSQVPVFLSTHPSDEKRLEKINEVFNGLGGVHKSTFPERYQEFKNSLP; translated from the coding sequence ATGAAAAACCTTATCACTTTTAAATCCCTGTTTCTGGTACTAATATTATCGGTGGTAACTATTTCCTGCTCCAAGGATAGCGGAGGCATCAATATTTTCTCCCTTCAGGATGATATCACTTTCGGCAACCAGGTTGACCAGGAAATTTTGAGCAAACCACAGGAATATCCGTTGCTCGATTCCACACAGTATCCAACGGCTTACAAGCATCTGTATCGCATTCGAAATACCATTCTTGCTTTAGGGGAATTAAAACACGCCAACGACTTTGGATGGAAATGCCGTATTATCAAAAATGATACGGTAGTCAATGCTTTTTGTGTGCCGGGTGGAAATATTTACGTTTATACAGGAATAATCAAGTTATTAGATAATGAAGCCCAGTTTGCCGGAGTAATGGCACACGAAATGGCTCATGCCGACCGCCGCCATTCTACCAAACAATTGACTTATACGTATGGCATAGACATTCTGTTAAGTGCAGTGCTTGGCGATAGTCCTTCCACCATTGCCAGCGTAGCTGCAGGTTTGGCAGAAGGCTTATCATCGCTCGCCTTCAGCCGAGACGACGAATACGAAGCCGATGAATATGCTGTAAAATATTTGTATAAAACGGAATACGATGCAGCAAGCCTTGGCGATTTCTTTTCAAAAATGATGGGACAGTCGCAGGTACCTGTTTTTTTGAGTACACATCCTTCCGACGAAAAGCGTCTCGAAAAAATCAATGAAGTTTTTAACGGGCTTGGTGGCGTGCATAAAAGTACTTTTCCTGAACGTTACCAGGAATTTAAAAATAGTTTACCGTAA
- a CDS encoding histidinol-phosphatase, protein MELCNFHTHTTYCDGKAAPEMYVEEAIKQGFTALGFSGHAPYPYENDFAICYEKLDDYCNHIRRLKEENKELIEIYLGLETDYIPGITTDFAAQRRQSNLEYLIGSVHQVQNIDYPELWFIDGPHVKSYDDGLRDIFKNDVKKAVTSFYHQTNEMILTQEFDVLGHFDKIKMHNHNRYFLETEPWYVKLVDETIDLISRKELIVEANTRGVYTKRFNGTYPGVEKLEKLYMKKVPVLISSDAHAPAEISAEFEETRYLLKHIGFRKQMRLTANGWEKTDL, encoded by the coding sequence ATGGAACTTTGTAATTTTCATACACATACCACCTATTGCGATGGCAAGGCGGCTCCGGAAATGTATGTAGAAGAAGCCATCAAACAAGGTTTTACTGCCCTGGGTTTTTCCGGTCATGCGCCTTATCCTTATGAAAATGATTTTGCCATTTGTTACGAAAAGCTGGATGATTACTGCAACCATATCCGCAGACTAAAAGAAGAAAACAAGGAGCTAATAGAGATTTACCTCGGACTGGAAACCGATTATATTCCGGGAATTACTACGGATTTTGCTGCGCAACGCAGGCAAAGTAACCTGGAATACCTTATTGGCTCGGTGCACCAGGTACAAAATATTGATTATCCGGAGTTATGGTTTATTGATGGTCCGCACGTGAAAAGTTACGACGATGGCTTGCGGGATATCTTTAAAAACGATGTTAAAAAAGCCGTTACTTCTTTTTATCATCAAACCAACGAGATGATACTTACCCAGGAGTTTGATGTGTTGGGGCATTTCGATAAGATAAAAATGCACAACCACAATCGTTACTTCCTGGAAACGGAGCCCTGGTATGTGAAACTGGTGGACGAAACCATAGATTTAATATCCAGAAAAGAGCTCATTGTAGAGGCAAATACCCGTGGTGTTTACACAAAACGATTCAATGGCACTTATCCTGGTGTGGAAAAACTGGAGAAGCTATACATGAAGAAAGTTCCAGTGCTCATCAGCAGCGACGCTCATGCACCTGCCGAAATCTCCGCCGAATTTGAAGAAACCCGTTACCTATTAAAACATATTGGCTTTCGCAAGCAGATGCGGCTTACCGCCAATGGCTGGGAAAAAACGGATTTGTAA
- a CDS encoding DEAD/DEAH box helicase encodes MSSFTETGLCPEILSAIAELGFEEPTPIQQETIPVLLTSKNDLIALAQTGTGKTAAYGMPLIQLTDMRSDKIQTLVLCPTRELCMQITSDLEKYSKFISNFKVIAVYGGANISMQIKQLKEGGQIVVGTPGRVLDLIKRKVLKVNNIKWLVLDEADEMLNMGFKEDLDQILSDTPPHKQTLLFSATMPADILDIAEKYMDNPDEISVGKRNAGAENVNHEYYIVHAKDRYLALKRVVDINPKIYGIVFCRTRQETKEIADKLIADGYNADALHGDLSQSQRDHVMNRFRIKNLQLLIATDVAARGLDVHNLTHIINYNLPDELEAYIHRSGRTGRAGKRGVSISIIHTRETNKIATLEKMCSKKFERKMIPNGREVCEKQLFNLVDKVERIEVDETLIEQYLPAIFKKLDWLSREDLIKHFVSLEFNRFLEYYKDSEDLNVNVRRDEERGGKSRGGKMAFSRMRINIGHNINLTVPRLIGVINEVVRNRNIVIGKVEIMRTFSIFEADITHKNEILKAFRNAIMDGEELVVEPAGEGRPSNDRFGKKDDGGFKRKKRRENRRWE; translated from the coding sequence ATGTCATCATTTACTGAAACCGGGCTTTGTCCGGAAATTCTTTCTGCTATTGCAGAGCTTGGGTTTGAAGAGCCCACACCTATTCAACAAGAAACAATACCCGTTCTTTTAACTTCCAAAAATGATTTGATTGCCCTGGCACAAACCGGAACAGGGAAAACTGCCGCTTACGGTATGCCGCTTATTCAACTTACCGACATGCGGTCGGACAAAATACAAACACTGGTGCTTTGTCCTACCCGTGAACTGTGCATGCAGATTACTTCCGATTTAGAAAAATATTCAAAGTTTATCAGCAACTTCAAGGTGATAGCTGTGTACGGAGGTGCGAACATTTCCATGCAGATAAAACAACTGAAAGAAGGAGGACAAATTGTTGTTGGAACTCCGGGACGCGTTTTAGATCTCATCAAAAGAAAGGTTCTGAAAGTAAATAACATCAAATGGCTGGTGCTGGACGAAGCCGACGAAATGCTCAACATGGGCTTTAAGGAAGACCTCGACCAGATACTGAGCGACACACCCCCGCACAAACAAACACTGCTTTTTTCGGCTACTATGCCCGCAGATATTCTTGATATTGCTGAAAAATACATGGATAATCCTGACGAAATTTCGGTGGGAAAACGGAATGCCGGTGCCGAAAATGTAAATCATGAATATTATATCGTTCATGCCAAAGACCGTTACCTCGCCCTGAAACGCGTGGTGGACATTAACCCGAAAATTTATGGTATTGTTTTTTGCCGTACACGGCAGGAAACCAAAGAAATTGCCGACAAACTGATTGCCGACGGCTATAATGCCGATGCCTTGCATGGCGATCTGTCTCAATCGCAGCGCGACCACGTGATGAACCGTTTCCGGATAAAAAATCTGCAACTGCTGATAGCTACCGACGTGGCTGCCCGAGGACTGGATGTACACAACCTCACTCACATCATCAATTACAACCTGCCTGATGAACTGGAAGCTTACATCCACCGTAGCGGACGTACCGGACGCGCCGGTAAACGCGGTGTTTCCATCTCAATTATTCATACCCGCGAAACCAACAAGATTGCTACTCTGGAAAAAATGTGCAGCAAAAAGTTTGAACGGAAAATGATACCCAATGGAAGGGAAGTTTGCGAAAAGCAACTTTTCAACCTGGTGGACAAAGTGGAACGCATAGAAGTGGACGAAACCCTGATTGAACAATATCTGCCTGCCATCTTTAAAAAACTCGATTGGCTGAGTCGCGAAGACCTGATAAAACATTTTGTTTCCCTTGAGTTTAACCGTTTTCTTGAATATTATAAAGATTCGGAAGACCTGAACGTGAATGTTCGCAGAGACGAAGAAAGAGGTGGGAAAAGTAGAGGTGGGAAAATGGCGTTTTCGCGTATGCGCATCAACATTGGGCATAATATTAATCTTACCGTGCCACGCCTGATAGGTGTTATAAACGAAGTAGTCCGCAACCGTAACATCGTCATAGGTAAAGTGGAGATCATGCGCACGTTTTCCATCTTTGAAGCCGATATCACTCACAAAAATGAAATTCTGAAAGCTTTTCGCAATGCCATAATGGATGGTGAAGAATTGGTGGTGGAACCTGCCGGTGAAGGAAGACCTTCTAACGACCGTTTCGGGAAAAAAGATGATGGTGGTTTCAAAAGAAAAAAAAGAAGAGAGAACCGCCGTTGGGAATAA
- a CDS encoding HU family DNA-binding protein yields MNKEKLINSVSQATGLSVTNLTLAFDSAETIITQTLVESTDVDLNGFGMFSVETTEDGKKVKFKAGNTLTKAVC; encoded by the coding sequence ATGAACAAAGAAAAATTAATCAACTCGGTATCGCAGGCTACGGGTTTGTCTGTAACGAATTTGACTCTGGCATTTGATAGTGCTGAAACCATTATTACCCAGACTTTGGTAGAGAGCACTGATGTTGACCTTAATGGTTTCGGAATGTTTTCCGTTGAAACAACGGAAGATGGTAAAAAAGTAAAATTCAAAGCCGGGAATACGCTTACCAAGGCAGTTTGCTAA